The following coding sequences are from one Shewanella violacea DSS12 window:
- a CDS encoding sensor histidine kinase, with protein MHTSILRFKTLRSIITFKSVLTVFAINSICAFLKTIYHLTVVESSFEFFFAELLGYFKAMNILGFSLAFSYLILSKGPDSKMSISRIAMIGLLAFTVSFPFIYTTNTPWDQSSLHPVFQVTVYSLSTLIFSAWAIMLIIYLQSRESQPKFQMLKQEIAEQSIERDRIEMELHLLQAQIEPHFFYNTLANLHNLIDIDPDKAKNLLEELTEYLRSTVHQFRHKFIMLSEELEMIHRYLNIQQIRFGKQLRFEMIIDEKLLNHPILPISILTLVENSIKHGIEKNNGVGKITITAEVINKDTLVLSVIDDIGRYKPSPYGTGIRNLIARLDVTYNKNYKFSINCDTNKKTYSNIEVPANG; from the coding sequence ATGCACACTAGTATTTTGCGCTTTAAGACCCTCAGATCTATAATCACCTTCAAGAGTGTGCTCACGGTTTTCGCTATTAATTCTATCTGTGCATTTTTAAAAACCATCTACCACTTAACCGTAGTTGAAAGCAGTTTTGAGTTTTTCTTTGCTGAGCTACTGGGCTACTTCAAGGCGATGAACATACTCGGATTCTCTCTCGCCTTTTCATATCTTATCCTGTCTAAGGGCCCAGATAGCAAGATGTCTATCTCACGGATAGCCATGATCGGCTTACTGGCCTTTACCGTCAGCTTCCCATTTATCTATACGACTAACACTCCCTGGGATCAGAGTAGCTTACACCCGGTTTTTCAAGTTACCGTCTACTCACTTTCAACCCTGATATTCTCAGCCTGGGCCATCATGCTGATCATCTACCTACAGAGCAGGGAGTCCCAGCCAAAATTTCAGATGTTGAAACAAGAGATCGCAGAGCAATCCATCGAGAGAGACAGAATCGAGATGGAACTGCACCTATTACAGGCGCAAATAGAGCCACACTTCTTCTACAACACATTGGCCAACCTGCATAATTTAATCGATATAGATCCAGATAAAGCTAAGAACTTACTCGAAGAGTTAACCGAATACCTACGTTCAACTGTCCATCAGTTTCGCCACAAATTTATTATGTTGTCCGAGGAGCTGGAGATGATACATAGGTACCTTAATATTCAACAGATACGTTTCGGTAAACAGCTAAGATTCGAGATGATCATAGATGAAAAGTTACTTAATCATCCCATATTACCTATCTCCATCCTCACCTTGGTTGAGAACTCGATAAAACATGGGATTGAAAAAAATAACGGTGTTGGCAAGATCACTATTACCGCAGAAGTCATCAATAAAGACACTTTAGTCCTCTCGGTAATCGATGACATAGGAAGATATAAACCCTCTCCATATGGCACAGGAATTAGAAATCTAATCGCTAGACTAGATGTTACATATAATAAAAACTATAAGTTTTCAATAAATTGCGATACCAATAAGAAAACCTATTCAAACATAGAGGTTCCCGCAAATGGCTAA
- a CDS encoding LytR/AlgR family response regulator transcription factor: MANILIAEDEEILRTSLQFKLNKYWPQANIISSVATGTDALKALNSLKPDVAFLDIQMGDLTGIEVVQQTNHNFHAVFITAYDKYAIEAFDAGAIDYLLKPYSDQRLKDCIERVNARLSSVPADIKQLLSAIPGNREHFLNRIKIQIGNKFWLLSVDDIICFKACGRYVRVLTKDREALVRLPLKHLLSQLNPDIFWQIHRSTVINVEHLDHVQTADGEQLYALMKKLDEPLPVSRSYSYLFRSLSMDS; encoded by the coding sequence ATGGCTAATATTTTAATTGCAGAAGATGAAGAAATCCTACGAACCAGCCTACAATTCAAACTGAACAAGTATTGGCCTCAGGCAAATATTATCTCTTCGGTTGCTACCGGAACGGACGCACTCAAGGCACTCAATAGCTTGAAGCCAGACGTTGCATTTCTGGATATCCAGATGGGGGATCTAACGGGAATCGAGGTAGTCCAACAGACTAACCATAATTTTCATGCCGTTTTTATCACGGCATATGATAAATATGCCATCGAAGCATTCGATGCAGGCGCCATAGACTACCTCTTAAAACCTTACTCAGATCAGCGTTTAAAAGACTGTATTGAAAGAGTAAACGCCAGATTATCCTCAGTTCCAGCAGATATTAAACAGCTATTATCGGCTATACCAGGTAACAGGGAGCATTTTCTAAATAGAATAAAAATTCAGATAGGAAATAAGTTCTGGTTATTATCTGTTGACGACATCATCTGCTTTAAAGCCTGTGGCCGATATGTAAGGGTGCTTACTAAAGATCGAGAAGCCTTAGTTCGCCTGCCACTTAAACATCTGTTATCTCAGCTTAACCCGGATATTTTTTGGCAGATACACAGAAGTACAGTGATCAATGTCGAACACTTAGATCATGTTCAGACCGCAGATGGAGAGCAACTATACGCTTTGATGAAAAAACTAGATGAGCCCTTGCCAGTTAGTAGGAGTTACTCATATCTTTTTCGTAGTTTAAGCATGGATAGCTAA
- a CDS encoding TonB-dependent receptor plug domain-containing protein, with protein MMKCEPRLKLTQLSIVMLSIGSSLAFPALAEEEQSFEKIMVTGSRIARTELSSSSPITVITKIQMERLGITDIGEALRKLPSLTGNTSNSQSDSGAGSTATVTLRGIEASNTLILINGRRTIAANANNEVDLLSIPFEAVSQIQVLKDGASAIYGSDAIAGVVNIITRTDYDGVRVNASYGISGQGDASETRIGMTLGTSSDKGSLMLALSHNNTDGWQSRDRTRTQDADFTHVGGQNMRSGTAPNAKLSGFGLGDGNWTVLDANNPGAVVPWEYSEMGYNYHDVTSGANTLSNTAMFFYGDYELTDEINIFAEVSSFQGWNRGNQAPPGVDTGWYGGGSGTPAFHRYNADGSQYGVGANQKYNPFGETGNVSRRFVEYGPRVYTNETEITRYTLGLNGSLGEYDWDLTYSSQTGRVTSDGGLQPSLMRIDAALADECGTSADPSCVPMNVFGPPGSITQEMLDYINVTKPLVINDNSLDYIQASFAGPIMELPSGTIEFAVGYEHREEQASQRADISQQTETFDVSWGGAKPDVVTPVRKIDEVYAEVNIPALDSLELQLAVRHSKYSDLGESTTNPKFGLIWKPLDEITVRGSYSTGFRAPTMLQMYSGQSAGFTEGIADPCDPTGTGVVASLPGCAGLEDGLIQNTVKGFNVTSGGNKELKPEKAQNLTLGLVYEPLDRLSFTLDYFRILQENVVFQSPEYVIDQAYVAQNPSYIDDVVRAEGGKGYIVSVYAPNDNIAERTLDGLDFAAMYGFESEIGEWTFNLEMSHFLTFDVQDTADSPSRSIVGTYDNSFGNIPQDRANLTLGWNKDYLAVTYNLEYISATDEPGGHTMDSSNFHNAQVDYHLEALGLDLNLGVKNLWDQEPPLRFEGTNGVDYNTYSLRGRFFYMGVVKEF; from the coding sequence ATGATGAAATGCGAACCTAGATTGAAGCTAACTCAGCTTTCAATTGTTATGTTGTCTATTGGATCAAGTTTGGCTTTCCCCGCTCTGGCTGAAGAAGAGCAGAGTTTTGAAAAAATAATGGTGACTGGCTCACGTATTGCGCGTACTGAGCTTAGTTCCTCATCACCGATAACCGTTATCACTAAAATTCAGATGGAACGCTTAGGTATCACAGATATAGGTGAAGCGCTGCGTAAGCTACCTTCGCTTACGGGTAATACTTCCAACTCACAATCAGACAGTGGAGCAGGCTCTACTGCGACCGTGACACTGCGTGGTATCGAAGCAAGTAATACTCTCATTCTAATAAATGGTCGAAGAACGATTGCTGCCAATGCCAATAATGAGGTCGACCTATTATCGATTCCATTTGAGGCGGTGAGCCAAATTCAAGTGCTGAAAGATGGTGCCTCGGCCATTTATGGCTCCGACGCTATCGCTGGTGTGGTGAATATCATCACCCGAACAGATTATGATGGTGTCAGAGTGAATGCCAGTTACGGCATTTCAGGACAGGGAGATGCGTCAGAAACCAGAATAGGCATGACTCTGGGGACAAGCTCGGATAAAGGCAGTTTGATGTTAGCCTTGTCCCACAATAATACCGATGGCTGGCAATCAAGGGATAGAACGCGTACCCAAGACGCGGACTTTACCCATGTTGGTGGCCAGAACATGCGCTCAGGTACAGCTCCCAATGCCAAACTATCAGGCTTTGGTTTAGGTGATGGAAACTGGACAGTATTAGATGCAAATAACCCGGGTGCAGTTGTGCCTTGGGAATACAGCGAAATGGGCTATAACTACCATGACGTTACTTCTGGGGCCAATACCCTCAGTAATACAGCTATGTTTTTCTATGGTGACTATGAGTTAACCGATGAGATAAATATTTTTGCCGAAGTCAGCTCTTTTCAGGGATGGAATCGAGGCAATCAGGCTCCTCCAGGTGTAGATACCGGTTGGTACGGTGGCGGTTCTGGGACGCCGGCATTTCATCGTTATAATGCAGATGGTTCTCAATATGGTGTAGGCGCTAATCAAAAGTATAATCCCTTCGGCGAGACGGGTAACGTCTCTCGCCGTTTCGTAGAGTATGGACCTAGGGTATATACCAATGAAACAGAGATCACTCGCTATACCTTAGGGCTTAACGGTAGCTTAGGTGAATACGATTGGGATCTGACCTATTCGAGTCAAACCGGTCGCGTGACATCTGATGGCGGTTTACAACCATCCTTGATGCGTATCGATGCAGCATTAGCTGATGAGTGTGGAACCTCTGCGGATCCAAGCTGTGTACCTATGAATGTATTTGGCCCGCCAGGCTCAATTACGCAGGAGATGTTAGATTATATAAATGTCACTAAGCCATTGGTTATTAACGACAACTCATTAGATTACATTCAGGCAAGTTTTGCTGGTCCAATCATGGAGTTACCCAGTGGAACTATTGAGTTTGCTGTCGGTTATGAGCATAGAGAAGAGCAGGCCTCTCAAAGAGCTGACATTAGCCAGCAAACAGAAACCTTTGATGTTTCCTGGGGCGGTGCAAAGCCGGATGTGGTCACACCGGTAAGAAAGATTGATGAAGTCTATGCCGAAGTAAATATCCCAGCATTGGATAGTTTAGAGCTACAGCTCGCAGTACGCCACTCTAAATATAGTGATCTGGGTGAAAGCACCACCAATCCTAAGTTTGGCCTGATCTGGAAGCCTCTAGACGAGATAACCGTGCGTGGTAGCTACTCTACCGGTTTCCGTGCGCCGACTATGTTGCAAATGTACTCGGGGCAATCAGCGGGTTTCACCGAAGGAATCGCAGACCCCTGTGATCCTACTGGTACAGGAGTAGTAGCATCATTGCCTGGTTGTGCGGGTCTTGAAGACGGTTTGATTCAAAATACGGTAAAAGGGTTTAATGTAACCTCAGGTGGCAATAAAGAGTTAAAGCCGGAAAAGGCGCAGAACTTAACCCTTGGACTGGTTTATGAACCGTTAGATCGCTTGTCTTTCACCTTGGATTACTTCCGAATTCTACAAGAGAACGTGGTTTTCCAAAGCCCTGAATATGTCATAGACCAAGCATATGTAGCTCAAAATCCTAGTTATATCGATGATGTGGTTCGTGCCGAAGGTGGTAAGGGTTACATAGTCTCTGTGTATGCACCTAACGATAACATCGCGGAGCGCACATTAGATGGTCTCGACTTTGCTGCCATGTATGGTTTCGAGTCTGAAATCGGTGAATGGACCTTTAACTTAGAGATGTCTCATTTCCTCACTTTCGATGTGCAGGATACTGCCGACTCACCCTCACGTTCCATAGTGGGTACCTATGATAATTCATTCGGTAACATTCCACAGGATCGTGCCAACCTGACTCTAGGCTGGAATAAGGATTACTTGGCGGTTACCTATAACCTTGAGTATATCTCGGCGACCGATGAGCCTGGTGGTCACACCATGGACTCCTCTAACTTTCATAATGCTCAGGTGGATTACCACTTAGAAGCCTTAGGTTTAGATCTCAATTTAGGTGTTAAGAATCTTTGGGATCAAGAGCCACCATTGAGATTTGAGGGGACGAACGGTGTTGACTATAACACTTACTCCTTACGTGGCAGGTTCTTCTATATGGGAGTCGTGAAAGAGTTTTAA
- a CDS encoding collagenase, producing the protein MINIKNTSKRVTAYGSALVAVSLFSGAGVAATVNTPPTAESINTLSKPSSHIHQAAMPMSTQAQMAPGDSVLRYQYSCSSAISIRSESYISPENLQAVCDELVTEEARYHLLMKTNQQPLAGDYSQTVEINAFKDYASYQYNAAQIFGIDTNNGGMYLEGDPSIPGNQARYVTYITDDANSWWIMNLSHEFNHYLDGRYNMAGNFETYMSSSNNVVFWLEGSAEYIAWVDWPYDYIGELAASAALSLSDVVNTTYEHDTGRIYQWGYLGVAFIFERHPEALDSILAAFRSGDYASYNSFIQNFAYQNSSEWYEWLTCTASYHDSPNKECWDHTPTDGGGGGDGGIPADASCNAMGPYSGRTSTATSITIENLTSQHLKIRWLQADGSLYSTIYDSDFEPGERWSHSASVGDKWVVTDNSGSCKKLFTAELDGAYSIGDQQAGITDLVKGVAASIPAANAGDEYRFRLSVPAGATDVSFSVSGNNGDADLYVKKGSQPTSKAYDCKSDSSGSVETCIAGNGEGDFYGLVSAYSAFSQAQITADYQLANTGGLTPDASCALEGQAYSRNGTQTQFTINNNSDTNLKIQWLQADGSRYANVYNDSFAPGDSWSRSSYTQDRWVITDQSGQCMKVITVSANASFDMVGDGGGDGGGGGNTLQACAGGIQAYPTSYPNSWYYTRLCTSGTGIPIVSANVASAASIERTAYLLDGVMQTVDSRVVPQMVANGFRHAVMGRYPYELTTQLPEYSHLDSAYWDERARGLGGMPSVPVGSSAEENAMCYSDDRYLGEDITIHEYAHSLHLLGLDYVFPGFSSQLQSAYSNANYYNLWGAGHYAMTDYKEYWAEGVQSFFNSNMGGGPNTRSALQAQDPTLYGIVYGIFGNSPFYRTCP; encoded by the coding sequence ATGATAAATATAAAAAATACCAGCAAGCGAGTAACGGCTTATGGTTCTGCGCTAGTCGCGGTCTCACTTTTTAGCGGTGCTGGAGTTGCAGCTACTGTGAATACACCGCCAACAGCGGAAAGTATCAACACCTTAAGTAAACCTAGTTCACATATTCATCAGGCTGCCATGCCCATGTCGACTCAGGCACAAATGGCACCGGGAGACTCTGTATTACGCTATCAATATAGCTGTAGTAGTGCGATATCGATTCGCTCCGAGTCCTACATAAGTCCTGAAAATCTACAGGCTGTGTGTGATGAACTCGTCACTGAAGAGGCTAGGTACCACCTCTTGATGAAAACCAATCAGCAGCCCCTAGCGGGGGATTATAGTCAAACTGTTGAGATTAATGCATTTAAAGACTATGCCTCCTATCAATACAATGCTGCACAGATATTTGGTATCGACACCAATAACGGTGGTATGTATCTGGAGGGTGATCCTTCAATACCTGGTAATCAGGCCAGATATGTGACCTATATTACCGATGATGCTAATAGCTGGTGGATCATGAATCTATCCCATGAGTTTAATCATTATCTCGATGGTCGATACAATATGGCCGGAAATTTCGAAACCTATATGTCGAGCTCTAATAATGTGGTTTTTTGGTTAGAGGGCTCGGCTGAATATATAGCTTGGGTCGACTGGCCCTATGATTATATTGGTGAATTGGCAGCATCGGCGGCATTGAGTCTATCCGATGTGGTCAATACTACTTATGAACATGATACTGGTCGAATCTATCAATGGGGATATTTGGGCGTAGCCTTCATATTCGAGCGTCATCCTGAAGCGTTAGATAGCATACTAGCCGCATTTAGAAGTGGAGATTATGCATCCTACAACAGCTTCATTCAGAATTTTGCTTACCAAAATAGCAGCGAGTGGTACGAGTGGTTAACTTGTACAGCCAGTTATCATGATAGTCCGAATAAGGAATGTTGGGATCATACACCTACAGATGGTGGCGGAGGAGGAGATGGCGGCATCCCCGCAGATGCCTCATGCAATGCCATGGGCCCCTATAGCGGAAGAACCTCGACAGCAACGTCTATCACTATCGAAAACTTAACCTCTCAGCACCTGAAAATTCGTTGGTTACAAGCAGATGGTAGTCTCTACTCAACTATTTATGATAGTGATTTTGAACCTGGTGAGCGTTGGAGTCACAGCGCCTCGGTTGGTGATAAATGGGTGGTAACCGATAACTCAGGCAGTTGTAAGAAGCTGTTCACTGCGGAACTTGATGGTGCTTACAGCATAGGTGATCAACAAGCTGGTATAACAGATCTGGTTAAGGGGGTGGCGGCATCAATACCCGCTGCGAATGCCGGCGATGAATACCGTTTTCGTTTGAGTGTGCCTGCAGGCGCGACGGATGTTAGTTTTAGCGTCAGTGGTAATAACGGTGATGCCGACCTCTATGTGAAAAAAGGCAGCCAGCCGACATCAAAGGCCTACGATTGTAAGTCTGATAGCTCAGGCAGTGTTGAAACTTGTATCGCAGGTAATGGTGAGGGTGATTTCTATGGACTGGTGTCTGCTTATTCAGCCTTCTCTCAAGCCCAGATCACCGCTGATTATCAACTTGCTAATACAGGCGGTTTAACACCAGATGCATCCTGTGCCTTAGAGGGACAGGCTTACAGCAGAAATGGTACTCAGACTCAATTTACCATCAATAATAACAGTGACACTAATCTGAAAATACAGTGGCTACAGGCCGACGGTAGCCGATATGCCAATGTCTATAATGATAGTTTTGCCCCCGGTGATAGTTGGAGTCGCAGCAGCTATACCCAAGATAGGTGGGTGATCACAGATCAGTCTGGTCAATGTATGAAAGTTATCACTGTTAGCGCTAATGCCAGCTTTGATATGGTTGGAGATGGCGGCGGTGATGGTGGCGGTGGTGGGAATACGCTTCAAGCTTGTGCCGGTGGTATTCAGGCATACCCAACTAGTTATCCAAACAGCTGGTATTACACTAGGTTATGTACCTCAGGTACAGGTATCCCAATTGTGTCGGCCAATGTTGCTTCGGCTGCATCTATCGAGCGTACGGCTTACTTGTTAGATGGTGTAATGCAGACCGTAGACAGTCGAGTGGTTCCACAGATGGTTGCCAATGGATTTCGTCATGCTGTGATGGGCAGATATCCCTATGAGCTAACGACTCAGTTACCCGAATATAGCCATCTGGATTCTGCCTATTGGGATGAACGTGCTCGAGGTTTGGGAGGCATGCCTTCTGTGCCTGTAGGCTCGAGCGCCGAAGAGAATGCTATGTGCTATTCAGATGATCGCTATCTTGGCGAAGACATAACTATTCATGAATACGCTCACTCCTTGCACCTCTTAGGGTTAGATTATGTATTCCCTGGTTTTAGTAGCCAATTGCAGTCGGCTTACTCCAATGCTAACTATTATAATCTTTGGGGCGCGGGTCATTATGCCATGACAGATTATAAGGAATATTGGGCCGAGGGAGTGCAAAGCTTCTTCAATTCGAATATGGGAGGTGGGCCGAATACCCGCAGTGCACTACAAGCACAAGATCCTACTCTATACGGCATCGTCTATGGGATTTTCGGTAATAGTCCGTTTTATCGAACCTGTCCTTAG
- a CDS encoding sodium-dependent transporter, translating to MATSISNNNNWSSRLTFLLASIGFSVGLGNIWRFPYITGENGGGAFVLIYLACALCIGVPLVMSEWAIGRQTKQAASAATSFKLLATDNNLSPQWSKVGAMAILAVFMMMLTYTVITGWTLDYFTMAIAGEFVGINSQESKQHFESLMASPVRLIFWHTLVVIIIIMVNIRGVQAGIEKAVTVLMPALFICLIAMVCYAAMVGDMSATVDFLLKPDFSQVSGQTFLLALGQAFFSVGIAMAVMVTYGSYLDPKTSIASNAIIVVVADTLVAMLAGFAIFPLVFSNGLTPDTGTGLVFQVLPIALSDLPGGQIFSGIFFLLLIAAAFTSCIGNFEPIIAWTSDRFKLGRAKATLLSGLTIWLLGIGSVLSLNQLSGYHPLALLPFLENKTIFESLDYISASILLPLGGLLTAIFVGWRLPPATMQAALGLNKSSFRVWQLLIRYLIPVAITLVFLSGFSL from the coding sequence ATGGCCACATCAATAAGTAATAACAATAATTGGTCATCGAGACTCACTTTTCTGCTGGCGTCGATTGGATTTTCAGTTGGGTTGGGAAATATATGGAGGTTTCCATATATAACAGGAGAAAATGGCGGTGGCGCTTTCGTATTAATCTACCTTGCCTGTGCGCTCTGCATCGGTGTCCCCCTGGTCATGTCAGAATGGGCAATTGGCCGACAAACGAAACAAGCCGCTTCGGCGGCAACAAGCTTCAAGTTACTCGCCACCGACAATAATCTCTCGCCCCAGTGGTCAAAAGTCGGAGCCATGGCCATTCTAGCTGTGTTTATGATGATGCTGACCTATACGGTGATCACAGGTTGGACATTAGATTATTTCACCATGGCTATTGCCGGCGAATTTGTTGGCATCAACAGCCAGGAATCTAAACAACATTTTGAAAGCTTAATGGCAAGCCCAGTCAGGCTCATATTTTGGCACACGCTAGTGGTTATCATCATAATCATGGTTAATATACGTGGGGTACAAGCCGGGATAGAAAAGGCCGTAACTGTGTTAATGCCAGCATTGTTTATTTGCCTTATTGCCATGGTTTGTTATGCCGCTATGGTTGGCGATATGTCAGCCACTGTGGATTTTTTACTCAAGCCAGATTTTTCACAAGTTTCAGGACAGACATTCTTGCTCGCTCTGGGACAGGCATTTTTCTCCGTAGGCATAGCCATGGCTGTGATGGTCACCTATGGCTCCTACCTAGACCCCAAAACCTCCATTGCAAGTAATGCCATCATAGTCGTCGTTGCCGATACACTTGTCGCTATGCTGGCAGGTTTTGCAATTTTCCCTCTGGTATTTTCCAATGGGTTAACACCAGATACGGGAACAGGATTAGTATTTCAGGTGCTGCCCATAGCCCTGAGCGATCTACCTGGAGGGCAAATATTCAGTGGCATATTCTTCCTCCTGTTAATCGCGGCGGCATTCACCTCTTGTATCGGTAATTTTGAACCTATTATTGCCTGGACCAGCGATCGGTTTAAGCTAGGCAGGGCTAAGGCTACCTTGCTGAGTGGCTTAACTATTTGGTTATTGGGTATAGGCTCAGTGTTATCCCTCAATCAATTGAGTGGTTATCATCCTTTGGCCTTGCTACCTTTCTTAGAAAATAAAACAATCTTCGAATCTCTGGATTATATCTCCGCCAGTATTTTACTTCCCTTAGGTGGTTTACTCACCGCCATATTCGTCGGATGGCGACTGCCCCCCGCAACCATGCAGGCAGCGCTTGGTTTGAATAAATCCAGCTTCAGGGTATGGCAACTGCTTATTCGATACCTGATACCCGTTGCTATCACACTCGTATTCCTATCAGGTTTCAGCCTCTAA
- a CDS encoding M1 family metallopeptidase, whose protein sequence is MKSILTRILYLLCICLSSTAANASDKQISVISSKDGQAIEGAVIYNPSSRTAYGTDRLGLANINRQFSDIQVKAKYHQPIMLTHSQVTSEPIVLQYDPKLLADEQALPHPKDNIQWGSYRQHRENNDLLSYDLTLKVDIDKRYLTGHNKIRFRMLQRDDTIRIDLYKNLQIDKISYKDQILEYERDLNAVYIHFPAALELGSVNEIDFHYSGQPSTKGRFGCFTFKKDSRGLDWVNTACQGTGSMVWWPNKDQQRDEVESMTMRISVPSHLKNISNGRLIATNILADGYTEYVWQTNNPINNYSVSLNIGNYVHFGENLGELSLDYYVLEQDLAKAKQQFTQVIPMMKSYQKHFGQYPFIQDGYKLIQAPYTGMEHQSAITYGNQFKNGYNRGDGSDPDWTGVGISLKFDFIIIHESGHEWFGNSLTSNDFSDAWIHEAWCTYAESVYVEDQFGYPEAIKYINGYKDKVKNRYPMIGPPSIGHWPTSDIYFKGTLFINTLRHIINDDKKWWDGIRAFTSKFNRQNLDTLDVLNFFNNYFDRDFEKVFDQYLYFNQLPTLELYRSQDSIEYRWQADVSDFTMPVPITLDGKKRKLLVTDSWQSLPLESEFKVNTDLVYINISRLTNRVKKTAI, encoded by the coding sequence ATGAAGTCAATTTTAACTCGAATCCTGTATTTGCTTTGTATCTGTTTAAGTTCGACAGCTGCGAACGCCAGTGATAAACAGATCAGCGTCATTAGCTCTAAAGACGGCCAAGCCATTGAAGGCGCCGTGATCTATAACCCTTCAAGCCGTACGGCCTATGGTACAGACAGGCTCGGCCTGGCTAACATTAATAGGCAGTTTTCAGACATACAAGTGAAAGCCAAATATCACCAGCCAATAATGCTGACTCACTCTCAGGTGACCAGCGAGCCTATCGTCTTGCAATATGATCCTAAGCTTCTTGCCGATGAACAGGCACTGCCCCACCCAAAAGATAATATTCAATGGGGCAGTTATCGCCAGCACCGAGAGAATAACGACCTCTTGAGTTACGATCTCACCCTCAAGGTTGATATAGACAAGCGTTATCTGACGGGTCACAACAAGATCCGTTTCAGGATGCTGCAAAGGGATGACACCATTCGCATCGATCTCTATAAAAACTTACAAATAGACAAGATAAGTTATAAAGATCAGATTCTTGAATATGAACGAGATCTCAACGCCGTCTACATTCATTTTCCAGCTGCTCTGGAACTAGGCTCAGTTAACGAGATCGACTTTCACTATTCGGGTCAGCCCAGCACTAAGGGGCGCTTCGGTTGCTTCACCTTCAAGAAGGACAGCAGGGGATTAGATTGGGTTAACACAGCCTGTCAGGGCACAGGTTCTATGGTCTGGTGGCCCAACAAGGATCAACAAAGGGATGAGGTAGAGTCGATGACAATGCGGATATCTGTGCCTTCACACCTGAAAAACATCTCCAATGGTAGGCTGATTGCCACCAATATTTTAGCCGATGGCTATACAGAATATGTGTGGCAAACCAATAATCCCATTAATAATTACAGTGTCTCACTCAACATAGGTAACTATGTCCATTTCGGTGAAAACTTAGGTGAACTCAGCCTAGATTATTATGTATTGGAGCAAGATCTCGCCAAAGCTAAGCAACAATTTACTCAAGTCATCCCCATGATGAAGAGTTATCAAAAGCATTTTGGCCAATACCCATTTATCCAGGATGGCTATAAGTTAATTCAAGCGCCCTATACTGGCATGGAGCATCAAAGTGCCATCACCTATGGCAATCAATTTAAAAATGGCTATAACCGGGGGGATGGCTCAGATCCAGACTGGACCGGAGTGGGAATAAGTCTAAAATTTGATTTCATCATCATTCACGAATCTGGCCATGAATGGTTCGGTAACAGTCTCACCAGCAATGATTTCTCGGATGCCTGGATCCATGAGGCTTGGTGTACTTACGCCGAATCGGTTTATGTTGAAGATCAGTTTGGCTATCCGGAGGCAATAAAATACATCAACGGCTATAAGGACAAGGTAAAAAACCGCTACCCCATGATAGGCCCTCCTAGCATAGGTCATTGGCCAACTTCAGATATCTACTTCAAAGGGACCTTATTTATCAATACCCTGAGACATATCATCAATGATGATAAGAAGTGGTGGGACGGCATCAGGGCTTTCACCTCTAAATTTAACAGGCAGAACCTAGATACTCTCGACGTGCTAAATTTCTTCAATAATTATTTCGATAGGGATTTTGAGAAGGTATTCGACCAGTACCTCTATTTTAATCAGTTACCGACATTGGAGCTTTACCGTAGCCAAGATAGTATTGAGTATCGCTGGCAAGCAGATGTGAGCGACTTTACTATGCCAGTTCCAATCACCTTAGACGGTAAGAAGCGCAAACTACTGGTAACCGATAGCTGGCAATCTCTGCCTCTAGAATCTGAGTTTAAGGTCAACACAGATCTGGTATATATCAATATATCTAGGCTAACCAACAGAGTTAAAAAAACCGCCATTTAG